In the Oryzias latipes chromosome 23, ASM223467v1 genome, one interval contains:
- the LOC101172375 gene encoding SH3 and multiple ankyrin repeat domains protein 3-like isoform X4, protein MPLSPAADTKHDRPRQQAVTNGNPTGSAVARDDDGDDTPPGNSIVVRIGIPDLQQTFRYKRRVYTQTYVDDKQLAKLHTKANLKRFMEHVHQKNVEKVSKWLEKGLDPNFHDSDSGECPLTLAVQLEDSCDLIKVLRSGGAHLDFRTRDGITALHRAVLCRNSTALMTLLDLGASPDYKDSRGLTPLYHSAMVGGAPYCCELLLQDHASIGITDENGWQEIHQACRYGNVQHLEHLLFYGADMSSQNASGNTALHLCALYNQDGCARVLLFRGANKDIKNYNNQTAFQVAIIAGNFDLAETIKIHKSSDVVVPFRETPSYTKRRRAGAPKTPAGNGLSSPRSLIRSASDNALESPASSPGPSLQSLETHHDTHTHSLRRHTRRLSPGGAGHVENSPPSSPPITPQMRKRRLYSAVPGRTFIATRSHVPQGPGEIQLHRGERVKVLSIGEGGFWEGTVKGRTGWFPADCVEEVQMRQFDPRLETREDRTKRLFRHYTVGSYDNYTSYSDYVIEEKIAVLQKRESEGFGFVLRGAKAETPIEEFAPTPAFPALQYLESVDQGGVAWRAGLRTGDFLIEVNGTDVVKVGHRQVVSLIRQGGSRLLMKVVSVSRKSESNLIRKKAPPPPKRAPSTSLTLRSKSMTADLEDIARRRRFEKLDEMLAGGQQEVVLRGRPTDDFRAATVKQRPTSRRITQAEINSLFERQGLVPPSAPEKSTMALPRGMSRTKSFGTPEDDRITALINESRFPRSSSLTDSFIPPPPQTAPPPPPPASSISSLYMFDSGPPPSFLPPPPPARGEGLTRSSFKPGAEPRLQELSDLPARSHAHAERQRKARSMIILQDTSGPPPALQPDAHVAPGAHALHTPTHTATHTLRTATHTSTLSLHSTSPSLGHTPLSRRRGRPIENPYANVGQQAPPTKPQRRKSPLLKQLPVEEHGLGIKDHDPSKLDGGGPTSPSRAELYQQQVLSERARVQGRRSSLFLSVEGAGSENQAPPLLTQSHSMDDLGELPPPAPVLSPSPTPHTFLHPLTGKPLDPSSPLALALAARERALTARTPSPEPRTKHASASTTPIPTPAASPEGRHRRTPMTTPQSSPEPRSKRSTPQMSPEQRAKRTTPQTSPELRHKRMTPPLFPDGQVERPETEGGVTSPAAPSPERWRPCPLPALANESHSPLIDRRRSLTVGSSEEEGGAYTVTLPPALLSSSDEETREELRRIGLVTPPPAFASPPAPPPPSSLALLPRRSGEGGGESGPESLGKRGDEEEAGDEHFHEGSTSPSSLPPSITLASPPAQTSPSSPPATHPSPSSAATSPSALKPRLRSPIGRGRSALRDPLLKQSSDSELLPSVASSSSPSSPLCSSPTSGSSRQPRYLFQRRSKLWGGGDDERRGFSPDDGGGRPAALGGQASGSAVDLTSRSASALELSGRAGSGLDLANRLQLLNKDSHSLGEEPSPLDPGRRSPVGGARLFSSLGELHTISQRGYGASYTVRPGSRYPVTRRSPSPSPSPSDRSIGLASSPAPERPDLSSGRGLTILKSSSLSLPSEPKEVRFVMRSASARTRSRSPSPSPHASPCPSPVLSGPLLALRPWRQRPLSLWNKYDVGDWLESMGLAEHRQRFQEHEIEGSHLPALTKEDYIELGVTRLGHRINIERALRQLLEGST, encoded by the exons ATGCCTCTGAGTCCGGCCGCTGACACCAAACATGATCGCCCACGGCAACAGGCGGTTACTAACGGCAACCCGACAGGCTCTGCTGTCGCCAGGGACGACGACGGGGATGACACGCCCCCTGGAAACAGCATCGTGGTCCGCATCGGCATCCCAGACCTACAGCAGACG TTTCGCTATAAAAGGAGGGTTTACACACAGACTTACGTGGACGATAAACAGCTGGCGAAGCTGCACACCAAG gccAACCTGAAGCGCTTCATGGAACATGTTCACCAGAAGAACGTGGAGAAGGTCTCCAAATGGTTGGAAAAAGGTCTGGATCCAAACTTCCACGACTCTGACAGCGGAG AGTGTCCCCTGACTCTGGCCGTGCAGCTGGAGGACAGCTGTGACCTGATCAAGGTTCTCCGCAGTGGAGGGGCCCATCTGGACTTCAGAACCAGAGACGGCATCACGGCCCTGCACCGGGCCGTCCTCTGTAGGAACAGCACCGCCCTGATG ACTCTGCTGGACCTGGGAGCGTCGCCCGACTACAAGGACAGCAGGGGCCTCACTCCCCTCTACCACTCTGCCATGGTGGGCGGCGCCCCCTACTGCTgcgagctgctgctgcaggaccaCGCCAGCATCG GGATCACCGACGAAAACGGGTGGCAGGAAATCCACCAG GCCTGTCGCTACGGCAACGTGCAGCACCTGGAGCACCTTCTGTTCTACGGGGCCGACATGAGCTCCCAGAATGCCTCAGGAAACACGGCGCTGCACCTCTGTGCTCTGTACAACCAG GACGGCTGCGCCCGAGTTCTGCTGTTCAGAGGAGCCAACAAGGACATCAAGAACTACAACAACCAGACCGCCTTTCAG GTGGCGATCATCGCCGGGAACTTTGATCTGGCCGAGACCATCAAGATCCACAAATCGTCTGACGTTG TAGTTCCCTTCAGAGAAACGCCATCCTACACCAAGCGCCGCCGAGCTGGGGCTCCCAAGACGCCGGCGGGAAATGGCCTGTCATCTCCTCGCTCCCTGATTCGCTCAGCTAGCGACAATGCTCTGGAAAGCCCCGCCTCCTCACCTGGCCCCTCCCTACAGAGCCTGGAGACTCATCatgacacgcacacacactctctGCGGCGCCACACACGCCGCCTCAG CCCGGGTGGGGCGGGGCATGTGGAGAACAGCCCGCCCTCCTCGCCCCCCATCACCCCCCAAATGAGAAAGAGGAGGCTGTACAGTGCTGTGCCAGGGCGGACCTTCATCGCCACGCGCTCCCACGTCCCCCAGGGCCCCGGAGAGATCCAGCTGCACAGGGGGGAGCGGGTCAAAG TGCTGTCCATCGGCGAGGGCGGGTTTTGGGAGGGGACCGTCAAAGGCAGAACCGGCTGGTTTCCTGCCGACTGCGTAGAAGAGGTCCAGATGAGGCAGTTTGACCCCCGACTGG AGACGAGGGAGGACCGCACCAAGAGGCTGTTCAGACACTACACCGTGGGCTCCTACGACAACTACACCTCCTACAG CGACTATGTGATCGAGGAGAAGATCGCCGTGCTGCAGAAGAGAGAGAGCGAAGGGTTCGGCTTCGTCCTCAGAGGAGCAAAAG CTGAGACGCCCATCGAGGAGTTCGCCCCCACTCCAGCCTTTCCCGCCCTCCAGTACTTGGAGTCAGTTGATCAAGGGGGTGTGGCTTGGAGGGCGGGGCTTAGGACAGGAGACTTTTTAATAGAG GTGAACGGCACAGACGTGGTGAAGGTGGGCCACCGCCAGGTGGTCTCTCTGATCCGACAAGGAGGAAGCCGCCTCCTGATGAAGGTCGTTTCTGTTTCCAGAAAGTCTGAATCCAACCTGATCAGGAAGAAAG ccccgccccctccaaaACGAGCCCCCAGCACCTCGCTGACGCTGCGGTCCAAATCCATGACGGCCGACCTGGAGGACATag ccaggAGGAGGCGCTTCG AGAAACTGGACGAGATGTTGGCTGGAGGTCAACAGGAAGTTGTCCTTAGAGGCCGCCCAACCGACGACTTCAGAGCAGCGACCGTCAAACAGCGACCGACCAGCCGGCGCATCACGCAGGCCGAGATTAAC TCGCTGTTCGAGCGTCAGGGTCTGGTTCCGCCGTCAGCTCCGGAGAAGAGCACCATGGCCTTACCCAGAGGCATGTCCAGGACCAAGAGCTTTG GCACCCCGGAGGATGACCGGATCACCGCTCTGATCAACGAGAGCCGGTTTCCACGGAGCTCCTCCCTGACGGACAGCTTCATCCCCCCGCCTCCTCAGACAGCCCCGCCTCCGCCTCCCCCTgcctcctccatctcctccctTTACATGTTCGACTCTggccctcccccctccttcctcccGCCTCCTCCGCCCGCCAGAGGGGAGGGACTGACCCGCTCCAGCTTCAAACCTGGAGCAGAACCGAGGCTCCAGGAGCTTTCCGACTTGCCGGCGAGGAGCCACGCCCACGCCGAGCGTCAACGAAAAGCGAGGTCAATGATCATCCTACAGGACACGTCAGGGCCGCCACCAGCCCTTCAGCCTGATGCGCACGTGGCCCCCGGCGCGCACGCACtgcacacccccacacacacggCGACACACACACTCCGCACCGCCACACACACCTCCACGCTGTCTCTGCacagcaccagcccctcccttGGCCACACACCTCTGTCAAGGCGCAGAGGACGACCAATAGAAAACCCCTACGCCAACGTCGGACAGCAAGCTCCGCCCACTAAACCCCAGAGGAGGAAGTCCCCGCTGCTGAAGCAACTTCCTGTGGAGGAACACG gtCTGGGAATCAAAGACCACGATCCTTCCAAGCTAGACGGAGGGGGACCCACCAGCCCCAGCAGGGCGGAGCTCTACCAGCAGCAGGTCCTTTCAGAGCGCGCTCGGGTTCAGGGCCGTCGCTCCTCTCTTTTCCTGTcggtggagggggcggggtcagaAAATCAGGCGCCGCCTCTCCTGACTCAAAGCCATTCCATGGATGACCTCGGAGAGCTACCCCCACCCGCCCCCGTCCTATCGCCTTCACCGACGCCGCACACCTTCCTCCACCCGCTGACGGGGAAGCCTCTAG ACCCCTCCTCGCCACTCGCCCTAGCGCTCGCTGCACGAGAACGAGCTCTGACCGCACGAACGCCCAGCCCCGAGCCTCGGACCAAGCACGCCTCCGCCTCCACCACCCCCATCCCCACGCCGGCGGCCAGCCCCGAGGGCCGGCACAGGCGCACCCCGATGACCACCCCCCAGAGCAGCCCGGAGCCGCGGTCCAAACGCAGCACGCCTCAGATGAGCCCCGAACAACGTGCCAAGCGTACCACCCCTCAGACCAGCCCCGAGCTGAGGCACAAACGTATGACCCCACCCCTGTTTCCTGATGGACAAGTGGAGCGACCCGAGACAGAGGGAGGAGTCACCTCACCAGCTGCTCCCTCACCAGAGCGATGGAGGCCCTGCCCTTTGCCAGCACTGGCCAATGAGAGCCACTCTCCTCTGATCGACAGGCGCAGAAGCCTTACGGTGGGCAGCTCAGAGGAAGAGGGCGGGGCTTACACAGTCACCCTCCCGCCTGCCTTGTTGTCGTCCAGTGATGAGGAAACAAGGGAGGAGCTGCGCAGGATTGGTCtggtgactcctccccctgccTTTGCCAGCCCCCCTGCCCCTCCTCCCCCGTCATCCCTCGCCCTGTTGCCTAGGCGATCaggagaggggggaggagagagCGGTCCTGAGTCCCTTGGTAAAcgaggtgatgaggaggaggcGGGTGACGAGCACTTCCACGAAGGCTCCACGTCCCCcagctccctccctccctccatcacCCTGGCCTCCCCCCCTGCTCAAACCTCCCCTTCCTCTCCACCTGCCACCCACCCATCTCCCTCATCTGCTGCCACCTCCCCGTCAGCTCTGAAACCCCGCCTCCGATCCCCCATCGGGCGGGGTCGCTCTGCTCTGCGGGACCCCCTGTTGAAGCAATCGTCAGACAGTGAACTCCTCCCCTCTGtcgcctcctcctcttccccatCCTCCCCCCTCTGCTCCTCCCCCACCAGCGGCAGCAGCCGCCAACCTCGCTACCTGTTTCAGAGGCGGTCTAAGCTGTGGGGGGGCGGGGACGACGAGCGACGAGGATTCAGCCCAGATGACGGGGGAGGCCGTCCGGCGGCGCTGGGGGGTCAGGCGTCCGGGTCCGCCGTGGACCTCACGAGCCGCTCAGCGTCGGCGCTGGAGCTGAGCGGCAGAGCCGGGTCTGGGCTGGACCTGGCCAaccggctgcagctgctgaacaAAGACAGCCACTCCCTGGGGGAGGAGCCAAGCCCGCTGGACCCAGGCCGGCGGTCGCCCGTAGGAGGTGCCAG GTTGTTCTCCAGTCTGGGTGAACTTCACACCATCTCCCAGCGAGGATACGGCGCTAGTTACACCGTCCGACCTGGAAGTCGGTACCCAGTGACCCGCCGCagtccctccccctccccttctcccTCTGACAGATCGATTGGGCTCGCCTCCTCCCCCGCCCCGGAGAGGCCCGATCTGAGTTCGGGTCGAGGTCTGACCATCCTGAAGTCGTCCAGCCTCAGCCTCCCTTCAGAACCGAAAGAGGTCCGCTTTGTGATGCGAAGCGCCAGTGCACGAACCAGATCCCGCTCTCCTTCTCCTTCACCCCACGCCTCCCCCTGCCCCTCCCCGGTCCTCAGCGGGCCCTTGTTGGCCCTGCGGCCCTGGAGGCAGCGGCCCCTCAGCCTTTGGAATAAATACGACGTGGGTGATTGGTTGGAGAGCATGGGCCTGGCCGAACACCGCCAGCGCTTCCAGGAGCACGAGATCGAGGGCTCGCACCTCCCCGCCCTCACCAAGGAGGACTACATAGAGCTGGGGGTCACCAGACTAGGGCACCGCATCAACATCGAGAGGGCCCTCCGACAGCTGCTGGAGGGCTCCACttga
- the LOC101172375 gene encoding SH3 and multiple ankyrin repeat domains protein 3-like isoform X2: MPLSPAADTKHDRPRQQAVTNGNPTGSAVARDDDGDDTPPGNSIVVRIGIPDLQQTKCLRLDPELPVWTSKQKVLVTLTQSLSDVLNYGLFQPAFNGRAGKFLDEERLLKEYPLPPITPIPYLEFRYKRRVYTQTYVDDKQLAKLHTKANLKRFMEHVHQKNVEKVSKWLEKGLDPNFHDSDSGECPLTLAVQLEDSCDLIKVLRSGGAHLDFRTRDGITALHRAVLCRNSTALMTLLDLGASPDYKDSRGLTPLYHSAMVGGAPYCCELLLQDHASIGITDENGWQEIHQACRYGNVQHLEHLLFYGADMSSQNASGNTALHLCALYNQDGCARVLLFRGANKDIKNYNNQTAFQVAIIAGNFDLAETIKIHKSSDVVVPFRETPSYTKRRRAGAPKTPAGNGLSSPRSLIRSASDNALESPASSPGPSLQSLETHHDTHTHSLRRHTRRLSPGGAGHVENSPPSSPPITPQMRKRRLYSAVPGRTFIATRSHVPQGPGEIQLHRGERVKVLSIGEGGFWEGTVKGRTGWFPADCVEEVQMRQFDPRLETREDRTKRLFRHYTVGSYDNYTSYSDYVIEEKIAVLQKRESEGFGFVLRGAKAETPIEEFAPTPAFPALQYLESVDQGGVAWRAGLRTGDFLIEVNGTDVVKVGHRQVVSLIRQGGSRLLMKVVSVSRKSESNLIRKKAPPPPKRAPSTSLTLRSKSMTADLEDIEKLDEMLAGGQQEVVLRGRPTDDFRAATVKQRPTSRRITQAEINSLFERQGLVPPSAPEKSTMALPRGMSRTKSFGTPEDDRITALINESRFPRSSSLTDSFIPPPPQTAPPPPPPASSISSLYMFDSGPPPSFLPPPPPARGEGLTRSSFKPGAEPRLQELSDLPARSHAHAERQRKARSMIILQDTSGPPPALQPDAHVAPGAHALHTPTHTATHTLRTATHTSTLSLHSTSPSLGHTPLSRRRGRPIENPYANVGQQAPPTKPQRRKSPLLKQLPVEEHGLGIKDHDPSKLDGGGPTSPSRAELYQQQVLSERARVQGRRSSLFLSVEGAGSENQAPPLLTQSHSMDDLGELPPPAPVLSPSPTPHTFLHPLTGKPLDPSSPLALALAARERALTARTPSPEPRTKHASASTTPIPTPAASPEGRHRRTPMTTPQSSPEPRSKRSTPQMSPEQRAKRTTPQTSPELRHKRMTPPLFPDGQVERPETEGGVTSPAAPSPERWRPCPLPALANESHSPLIDRRRSLTVGSSEEEGGAYTVTLPPALLSSSDEETREELRRIGLVTPPPAFASPPAPPPPSSLALLPRRSGEGGGESGPESLGKRGDEEEAGDEHFHEGSTSPSSLPPSITLASPPAQTSPSSPPATHPSPSSAATSPSALKPRLRSPIGRGRSALRDPLLKQSSDSELLPSVASSSSPSSPLCSSPTSGSSRQPRYLFQRRSKLWGGGDDERRGFSPDDGGGRPAALGGQASGSAVDLTSRSASALELSGRAGSGLDLANRLQLLNKDSHSLGEEPSPLDPGRRSPVGGARLFSSLGELHTISQRGYGASYTVRPGSRYPVTRRSPSPSPSPSDRSIGLASSPAPERPDLSSGRGLTILKSSSLSLPSEPKEVRFVMRSASARTRSRSPSPSPHASPCPSPVLSGPLLALRPWRQRPLSLWNKYDVGDWLESMGLAEHRQRFQEHEIEGSHLPALTKEDYIELGVTRLGHRINIERALRQLLEGST; encoded by the exons ATGCCTCTGAGTCCGGCCGCTGACACCAAACATGATCGCCCACGGCAACAGGCGGTTACTAACGGCAACCCGACAGGCTCTGCTGTCGCCAGGGACGACGACGGGGATGACACGCCCCCTGGAAACAGCATCGTGGTCCGCATCGGCATCCCAGACCTACAGCAGACG AAGTGTTTGCGGTTGGACCCAGAGTTACCAGTTTGGACCAGTAAGCAGAAGGTTCTGGTGACCTTGACTCAGTCTCTATCGGATGTTTTGAACTATGGTCTCTTCCAGCCGGCGTTCAACGGCCGAGCCGGAAAGTTTCTGGATGAGGAGCGCCTACTGAAGGAGTATCCTCTCCCCCCCATCACTCCCATCCCTTACCTGGAG TTTCGCTATAAAAGGAGGGTTTACACACAGACTTACGTGGACGATAAACAGCTGGCGAAGCTGCACACCAAG gccAACCTGAAGCGCTTCATGGAACATGTTCACCAGAAGAACGTGGAGAAGGTCTCCAAATGGTTGGAAAAAGGTCTGGATCCAAACTTCCACGACTCTGACAGCGGAG AGTGTCCCCTGACTCTGGCCGTGCAGCTGGAGGACAGCTGTGACCTGATCAAGGTTCTCCGCAGTGGAGGGGCCCATCTGGACTTCAGAACCAGAGACGGCATCACGGCCCTGCACCGGGCCGTCCTCTGTAGGAACAGCACCGCCCTGATG ACTCTGCTGGACCTGGGAGCGTCGCCCGACTACAAGGACAGCAGGGGCCTCACTCCCCTCTACCACTCTGCCATGGTGGGCGGCGCCCCCTACTGCTgcgagctgctgctgcaggaccaCGCCAGCATCG GGATCACCGACGAAAACGGGTGGCAGGAAATCCACCAG GCCTGTCGCTACGGCAACGTGCAGCACCTGGAGCACCTTCTGTTCTACGGGGCCGACATGAGCTCCCAGAATGCCTCAGGAAACACGGCGCTGCACCTCTGTGCTCTGTACAACCAG GACGGCTGCGCCCGAGTTCTGCTGTTCAGAGGAGCCAACAAGGACATCAAGAACTACAACAACCAGACCGCCTTTCAG GTGGCGATCATCGCCGGGAACTTTGATCTGGCCGAGACCATCAAGATCCACAAATCGTCTGACGTTG TAGTTCCCTTCAGAGAAACGCCATCCTACACCAAGCGCCGCCGAGCTGGGGCTCCCAAGACGCCGGCGGGAAATGGCCTGTCATCTCCTCGCTCCCTGATTCGCTCAGCTAGCGACAATGCTCTGGAAAGCCCCGCCTCCTCACCTGGCCCCTCCCTACAGAGCCTGGAGACTCATCatgacacgcacacacactctctGCGGCGCCACACACGCCGCCTCAG CCCGGGTGGGGCGGGGCATGTGGAGAACAGCCCGCCCTCCTCGCCCCCCATCACCCCCCAAATGAGAAAGAGGAGGCTGTACAGTGCTGTGCCAGGGCGGACCTTCATCGCCACGCGCTCCCACGTCCCCCAGGGCCCCGGAGAGATCCAGCTGCACAGGGGGGAGCGGGTCAAAG TGCTGTCCATCGGCGAGGGCGGGTTTTGGGAGGGGACCGTCAAAGGCAGAACCGGCTGGTTTCCTGCCGACTGCGTAGAAGAGGTCCAGATGAGGCAGTTTGACCCCCGACTGG AGACGAGGGAGGACCGCACCAAGAGGCTGTTCAGACACTACACCGTGGGCTCCTACGACAACTACACCTCCTACAG CGACTATGTGATCGAGGAGAAGATCGCCGTGCTGCAGAAGAGAGAGAGCGAAGGGTTCGGCTTCGTCCTCAGAGGAGCAAAAG CTGAGACGCCCATCGAGGAGTTCGCCCCCACTCCAGCCTTTCCCGCCCTCCAGTACTTGGAGTCAGTTGATCAAGGGGGTGTGGCTTGGAGGGCGGGGCTTAGGACAGGAGACTTTTTAATAGAG GTGAACGGCACAGACGTGGTGAAGGTGGGCCACCGCCAGGTGGTCTCTCTGATCCGACAAGGAGGAAGCCGCCTCCTGATGAAGGTCGTTTCTGTTTCCAGAAAGTCTGAATCCAACCTGATCAGGAAGAAAG ccccgccccctccaaaACGAGCCCCCAGCACCTCGCTGACGCTGCGGTCCAAATCCATGACGGCCGACCTGGAGGACATag AGAAACTGGACGAGATGTTGGCTGGAGGTCAACAGGAAGTTGTCCTTAGAGGCCGCCCAACCGACGACTTCAGAGCAGCGACCGTCAAACAGCGACCGACCAGCCGGCGCATCACGCAGGCCGAGATTAAC TCGCTGTTCGAGCGTCAGGGTCTGGTTCCGCCGTCAGCTCCGGAGAAGAGCACCATGGCCTTACCCAGAGGCATGTCCAGGACCAAGAGCTTTG GCACCCCGGAGGATGACCGGATCACCGCTCTGATCAACGAGAGCCGGTTTCCACGGAGCTCCTCCCTGACGGACAGCTTCATCCCCCCGCCTCCTCAGACAGCCCCGCCTCCGCCTCCCCCTgcctcctccatctcctccctTTACATGTTCGACTCTggccctcccccctccttcctcccGCCTCCTCCGCCCGCCAGAGGGGAGGGACTGACCCGCTCCAGCTTCAAACCTGGAGCAGAACCGAGGCTCCAGGAGCTTTCCGACTTGCCGGCGAGGAGCCACGCCCACGCCGAGCGTCAACGAAAAGCGAGGTCAATGATCATCCTACAGGACACGTCAGGGCCGCCACCAGCCCTTCAGCCTGATGCGCACGTGGCCCCCGGCGCGCACGCACtgcacacccccacacacacggCGACACACACACTCCGCACCGCCACACACACCTCCACGCTGTCTCTGCacagcaccagcccctcccttGGCCACACACCTCTGTCAAGGCGCAGAGGACGACCAATAGAAAACCCCTACGCCAACGTCGGACAGCAAGCTCCGCCCACTAAACCCCAGAGGAGGAAGTCCCCGCTGCTGAAGCAACTTCCTGTGGAGGAACACG gtCTGGGAATCAAAGACCACGATCCTTCCAAGCTAGACGGAGGGGGACCCACCAGCCCCAGCAGGGCGGAGCTCTACCAGCAGCAGGTCCTTTCAGAGCGCGCTCGGGTTCAGGGCCGTCGCTCCTCTCTTTTCCTGTcggtggagggggcggggtcagaAAATCAGGCGCCGCCTCTCCTGACTCAAAGCCATTCCATGGATGACCTCGGAGAGCTACCCCCACCCGCCCCCGTCCTATCGCCTTCACCGACGCCGCACACCTTCCTCCACCCGCTGACGGGGAAGCCTCTAG ACCCCTCCTCGCCACTCGCCCTAGCGCTCGCTGCACGAGAACGAGCTCTGACCGCACGAACGCCCAGCCCCGAGCCTCGGACCAAGCACGCCTCCGCCTCCACCACCCCCATCCCCACGCCGGCGGCCAGCCCCGAGGGCCGGCACAGGCGCACCCCGATGACCACCCCCCAGAGCAGCCCGGAGCCGCGGTCCAAACGCAGCACGCCTCAGATGAGCCCCGAACAACGTGCCAAGCGTACCACCCCTCAGACCAGCCCCGAGCTGAGGCACAAACGTATGACCCCACCCCTGTTTCCTGATGGACAAGTGGAGCGACCCGAGACAGAGGGAGGAGTCACCTCACCAGCTGCTCCCTCACCAGAGCGATGGAGGCCCTGCCCTTTGCCAGCACTGGCCAATGAGAGCCACTCTCCTCTGATCGACAGGCGCAGAAGCCTTACGGTGGGCAGCTCAGAGGAAGAGGGCGGGGCTTACACAGTCACCCTCCCGCCTGCCTTGTTGTCGTCCAGTGATGAGGAAACAAGGGAGGAGCTGCGCAGGATTGGTCtggtgactcctccccctgccTTTGCCAGCCCCCCTGCCCCTCCTCCCCCGTCATCCCTCGCCCTGTTGCCTAGGCGATCaggagaggggggaggagagagCGGTCCTGAGTCCCTTGGTAAAcgaggtgatgaggaggaggcGGGTGACGAGCACTTCCACGAAGGCTCCACGTCCCCcagctccctccctccctccatcacCCTGGCCTCCCCCCCTGCTCAAACCTCCCCTTCCTCTCCACCTGCCACCCACCCATCTCCCTCATCTGCTGCCACCTCCCCGTCAGCTCTGAAACCCCGCCTCCGATCCCCCATCGGGCGGGGTCGCTCTGCTCTGCGGGACCCCCTGTTGAAGCAATCGTCAGACAGTGAACTCCTCCCCTCTGtcgcctcctcctcttccccatCCTCCCCCCTCTGCTCCTCCCCCACCAGCGGCAGCAGCCGCCAACCTCGCTACCTGTTTCAGAGGCGGTCTAAGCTGTGGGGGGGCGGGGACGACGAGCGACGAGGATTCAGCCCAGATGACGGGGGAGGCCGTCCGGCGGCGCTGGGGGGTCAGGCGTCCGGGTCCGCCGTGGACCTCACGAGCCGCTCAGCGTCGGCGCTGGAGCTGAGCGGCAGAGCCGGGTCTGGGCTGGACCTGGCCAaccggctgcagctgctgaacaAAGACAGCCACTCCCTGGGGGAGGAGCCAAGCCCGCTGGACCCAGGCCGGCGGTCGCCCGTAGGAGGTGCCAG GTTGTTCTCCAGTCTGGGTGAACTTCACACCATCTCCCAGCGAGGATACGGCGCTAGTTACACCGTCCGACCTGGAAGTCGGTACCCAGTGACCCGCCGCagtccctccccctccccttctcccTCTGACAGATCGATTGGGCTCGCCTCCTCCCCCGCCCCGGAGAGGCCCGATCTGAGTTCGGGTCGAGGTCTGACCATCCTGAAGTCGTCCAGCCTCAGCCTCCCTTCAGAACCGAAAGAGGTCCGCTTTGTGATGCGAAGCGCCAGTGCACGAACCAGATCCCGCTCTCCTTCTCCTTCACCCCACGCCTCCCCCTGCCCCTCCCCGGTCCTCAGCGGGCCCTTGTTGGCCCTGCGGCCCTGGAGGCAGCGGCCCCTCAGCCTTTGGAATAAATACGACGTGGGTGATTGGTTGGAGAGCATGGGCCTGGCCGAACACCGCCAGCGCTTCCAGGAGCACGAGATCGAGGGCTCGCACCTCCCCGCCCTCACCAAGGAGGACTACATAGAGCTGGGGGTCACCAGACTAGGGCACCGCATCAACATCGAGAGGGCCCTCCGACAGCTGCTGGAGGGCTCCACttga